TAGCAAAGTGCTCTCGCGGCGTGAGCCGAGCTTAGCTAGCTCGTCCGCGCCTTCATTCTGCCCACGCGGGATTAGTTCCAGCCTCACCTCGTTGAATCTTGCGATTATCCTCTGTGCGCACTTCAGGTAAAGCTCTGTTCTCGGCCCCTTAGCTTGATACCCCCCATTTATCTGATAGACCACAATCATGGAGTCACTAAACACATTCAAATTCTCGACCTTCATTTCCAAAGCTAGCTTGAGACCGTTGATCAGggcctcatactcagcatcattgttggttgcaTGAAAGGCCAGATGGGTCGCATGTCTGATTTTGTGAGCCTCTGGGCTGATTAGCTCGATTCCAGCTCCTGCTCCATCACCGTTAGAGGCACCATCCACATATAGGCTCCACCATGGGGCACTATTTTGTTCTCCAGTCCAACTTCTTCTGTGCTAGGTATAACAACAAGGGCTCCCGGCTCCACTTCGATGTGGGGGAAATTCTAGCACAAAATCGGCCAGGGCTTGGCCTTTGATCGCAGTCcttggcttataatccacctcgaattggccgagctcaaccgtccacttcaacattcgaccagaagattctggtctatgcatcacttgtctgagggggtaggaggttcgcacttctatcttatgtgcctgaaaatagggcctgagttttcgggaggccagaatcagagcatacgctagcttttcgaggcttgtgtatcgagtctcggcatcggctagccttttactcacataatataccgggagctggacaccatcctcctctcggactaatactgcacttattgcaaagtcggagacggccaagtataggatcaaagtttctcctgctttgggttggacaacatgggggctactgagatgcttctttatgttctgaaaggcttcctcacattcttcggtccacttaaagttcctccccactcctttgattgctttgaagaactcttggcatttatcggaggattttgagacgaagcggtttaaggcagccactcgtcccgttaagctttgaacatccttcacccgtcgaggggatctcatctcgagtagggcttgtatcttggctgggttggcctcaatgcctctatggttgacaataaatcccaaaaacttccccgattcaaccccaaacacacatttctgggggttgagttcattctgtactcccttaggatctggaacatttctgccaggtggcggacatgatccctcgcttctttcgatttcaccagcatgtcgtctacataggcctccatagtcttccccaattgatgtttgaacatcttattcaccagcctctgataggttgcccccgcattaaggagcccgaagggcatcccgatgtaacagtaaaggccccgatcagtaataaaggaggtgtgctcctgatctggcccatacatggggatttggttatatcccgaataagcatccataaaactaagcagcgcgtgcccagccgtggaatcaaccagctggtcgattcggggtagaggaaagctgtccttcgggcaagctttgttcaggtcggtgaagtctacacatgtcctccacttgccattgggcttcttgacaagcacagggttggccagccacacggggtagaaggcttctctcacaagtcctgcctccattaatctatccacttcttctctgagggcctctgccctctctccactaatcggccgtctcttttgcctaacccccttctttttcgggtccaagttgagccggtggcacatgacatttgggtcaatccctatcatatcggagtgtgaccatgcaaagacatccaaattCTCCCTTAGGAAGCGGGCTAGATCCTCTCTCAAGTCAGGACTTAGGTTAGAGCCTATTCTGAGTACCTTGGAGGGATCATTTGGGTCTACCAAGATCGGGATTGTGTCCTCTGCGGCCCCGGCCCTCTCGACCATTGAGGGCATTCTCGGGTCTAGATCTGCTCGAGCCTCGCTAGTTTTTTCCATTTCCGTGATTGCCAAACCTTCCGCATCCTTGAGCTCGGTTGGTGAGCTTGGGTCGGGTTTATCAAGCGTTCAGAGGTCGCAGTTACAGTTCGAGTGATTCCGTCGGGTGGGTCCATAGTGATTGTTGTTTCTTTGTGCCCACTTCCCTCTCCTAAGTGTTGCAGTGATTTGTTCTgggctctcttcttcatcacttgctTCCTCTACAATCCCCTCTTGTATCAACATGATGGGCTGAGATGCTTCCATTAGTAAGGCCCCTGGGCGTGGTTCCACATGAATTCCCATGTGCTCGAAGTAGTTCTCGGGCAACTCCTCAATTGAAATCAAATTACAAGTCTCGTGGCCCTCAGGACGTATTCTTTTCCTGCCCTCTGCCTCTTCCATGGGGATGTCGCACTCACCTGCTTCAGCTATCTCCCTTGAGGCATTTCTTGACTCGGCCGCTTTGAGTGCCTGGTTGTAGCAGACCCTGGATTCGTATTGACAGCTCTTCAAGATGCCTACCCCCGTGGGGGTTGGGAATTTTATCGTCATATGATGgatcgaggtcaccatcctcattgccctcataaggggtctgcccactataacattgtaggcacaaggctggtctacgactgtaaacatagcgatctgggtggccacatgaggctcctctcctatggtcaccgggagccgaattgtccctttcactccgatcgagtctcccgtgaacccgtacaggtgcccacctgttgaggttaattctctatccaataatcccagttttttgtaggcatcataagtcaaaacatcagccgagctcccggtgtccaccattgctcggtgaacattcaccgtcccaatcttcatttttatgactAGGGCATCGGTATGAGGGTAATGCACCCATTTTGCATCATTCTCTTTAAACACGATATCATCGACCTCCCTTTCAAAGAGCTCCGGGGGCCTTTGGCTTAGATGATTGACGTTGGTGAGCGGCTTGTCCTTTGCTTCCCGGGCATATCTGTCCATCGCCTTCCGGCTGTCTCCACCAATgtgagacccgcctagaataatatgaataCTACCAGCCCGAGGGACCCTTTCTTTGTCTTCTGGGGGTGGAGGAGGGACGGTATGATAATCCGTCCTGTGTCTTCGAACCTCCTTGACAACCCACTCCGTAAGCTTCCCTTGTCTAATCAAAGTCTCGATCTCATCCTTTAGTTGTCTACAATCAGCTGTATCGTGTCCGGTGGCCTCATGGTATGCACAATACTTCGAAGTGTCTCTTTTATTGTAGTCTGTGAGAGGAGTTGCCTTCCTGAATACCCCCTTCCCCAATATGTAGCATATATGTGGTCGATAGAGGCTACCAGAGGTGTGTGTCTGCCATTTGCTTGTATAAGGCCTTCCCGAATCTTTAGTGGTCTCTTTGCCACGGGCAGACTTTTTCGGGCTCGAACTACGCCGATATGTCTTCCTCCTTTCGTCAGGGCTTGAGGATCGGTCCCTCTTGTCTCGATAGCTTTCGCTGATTTTCAGCTCTCTCATCGATTTCTCTACCCTCTTGAAGGGTTCGGCTTGCTCATAGAACTCGGCCAAGGTCCTCGGCTCACtcgcttggaggctcttccaaaatttcgatccttctttcagccctgctatcaagaaatttttgatggtctcctcactggctcctctcaccttggggacctcggcgttgaaccgacgaaagtattctgccaagggctccccctccctttgcttgatgttggctaacgtggccacaggaggcgaatagtggagggtcgactgaaattgtctgacgaacaagtcctccaattgcctccacgttcttatgctagccggtcccaacttggagaaccattgttgggcactacCTCTGAGTGATGCCGCGAAGAGTCTGCAACGGGTCATCTCCGGCACCTGATAGACTTCCATCTCAGTGTTAAATTGAATAAGGTACTCCGCCGGGTCGGCTTCGCCGTTGAATAGAAGGTCGGGGTTGTGCCTAAACACCCGAGGTAGGGGGGATGATCGGATAGCAGCCGTAAACGGAGAGGGGGCAGCCGAGCAGGGGGCCCTCTCTTCTCTTGCTCCATCTCATCTAAGATCCTTCTCAGGTCCCTTACTCTAACAACTTCTCCTTCTCTGTCACCACCCGCATTACTCGAATGGTGAGCCCTGAGGTCGTTCGCGGCGTCCCCCTCCTCCAGCTCGGTCCTGCGACTCCTCTTCACGATTGTATCTGCGTCTATGTCGCTCCTCCCTCCTGGGTGAGGTGTGTTGACGTCTTTCCGGAGGGGTCGTTGCCCGTTCCCTTTTCGAGCCTCTTTTATCCACGggctctttctcttctctctccttcttacaaTTCTCCAATTTGAGCCTGAGGTCATGTCGCTTAGTTTTCTACCCACTCGGTCTAGCACGCTAGTTGACCTTGCCTCAGATGAAGCTGGCTTCGGCCCCGATCTCGTAGAGATCTGGCTGCCCCGCTCATCATGGCCTCGGGGTATATCTTCCTTTTCGCGTGATGTTTCTTTCTTCTGTTTGGTCTCGGTTGCCACGTCATCAAAATCGTGGATCAGCTTCTTCTGAGGGCCTTTGCCCTTCCAGCTACGCTGTGAGACCTTGAGGCGGCGCGCCTTACGCTTGGCGTTCCGGACCGAGCTTCTTTCTACCTTTGACATTCGGGCGTTGATCTGATTCATCTGATCGGCCAGCCCTTCGAGATACGTCATCACAGCCTGCCCGTCCACGGTTGCAATTGGTGGAGGTGGCGCCTGATTCTCTGGGGGCGTGTGTTCGAAAGTAGGGTCCTTCTTGCCTCCGCTCCCTGGTGTCGTCGCTTGCTTGCTTTCTTTGGTCATCTTTCTCCCTAAGATGAacgacccctccttctagcgccaaatgttatagggagaatttcgtataacaatgttgtggaggttaatgggcggaacaaagatcaaggacggtgtttgagggcggaggaaggttgtttggtggtggctgagcttgtatgtggactccttaagaaagaatagggtttgttattctctgtcaagtgtcgactcatgtctcatacaagtgcctacgtaccctatttatagggatcaagcctcacgtagttcttggggaacaagtcacgtaggctagggttaggactcttcagcccgtgcagcccaagcccacgataaagtcaggccttcagccaattagtcacgtaaatctcgatcggctccacacgcttcctacaattcgcggcatctccgcaatccttcccgtgattgtaggaacaacccgtgtcgaccccgaaatctacgagcaactcagtcatctatgagtcactttccatgttgcacacaaagtctttcgatgcggcccggcctggtcacctcggcccgcaccgccttcaaataataaatataatgttacctctgtttctataagatgtgggctcatgagctcagcccgcgtgtgggcagctaagcccacctcgcatgaaggcacctgagcccacctcgcgtgggcacaaccgagctcagctcgcatatgagagcccaaatgacaaatgtgagctcaccttacatgtgtgagcccagctcgcatgtcctcacttgagcccagctcgcatgttgagcccagctctcatgtcatgagcccagctcgcatgtgaacccagctcgcatgttacgagcccagtccgcatgtgctggcccaagtcatataaatccatggttctagcccacacacgagagtccagctatttagtgcacccacagggacctgtttagggtccatggccgaaagcgggcataacatcTTGTGATGAACAAAGTTA
The Apium graveolens cultivar Ventura unplaced genomic scaffold, ASM990537v1 ctg763, whole genome shotgun sequence DNA segment above includes these coding regions:
- the LOC141704256 gene encoding uncharacterized protein LOC141704256, which gives rise to MEKTSEARADLDPRMPSMVERAGAAEDTIPILVDPNDPSKHRRSWTGEQNSAPWWSLYVDGASNGDGAGAGIELISPEAHKIRHATHLAFHATNNDAEYEALINGLKLALEMKVENLNVFSDSMIVVYQINGGYQAKGPRTELYLKCAQRIIARFNEVRLELIPRGQNEGADELAKLGSRRESTLLGTVPLDIQRQPSVPEHEVGSLIMSSAPRG